In Rubripirellula amarantea, a single genomic region encodes these proteins:
- a CDS encoding DUF2201 family putative metallopeptidase has protein sequence MESVSIDQPKSKHDHRTSAKARISRVVESWFLTEPMLFAAWTTHHVVTEPRVKTIRVGRGKVEYNSAFIESLKSNELKEVLAFEAMRILLGHPYARRQPNAELTYAASNLTVQEYLRTKLPIPRPRELFDSDQFDSQYFEYYYRELSERATGTSDESPNKQPDAEDAGGGADNDAKHEDTSQSDASNEEPNNEPEQNGADQGDDAPGDSDVGDSEASDSEASDKNPKHDDTSENGQGSSNSDLQAYADPMSVGIENTSQWDEDELFQDEVHALIREASEHDGWGTLSLSAREQLQATLNPVLDYRAVLRSFRQSVMSVNRRLTRMKPSRRYGFDQLGSRYDFTTKLLFAVDVSGSMGSQDLSLGFSVVSRFFRYGVESVDVIWFDSEIRGGPLTLRRARHSFEISGRGGTNFQPLMAYLDQHRQYDGLIVFTDGQAPVPRKPKNSRTQVLWLLKDRSSYQSLSSGLSKIGRSAFLRM, from the coding sequence ATGGAATCCGTGTCGATTGATCAACCCAAGTCGAAACACGATCATCGCACGAGTGCCAAAGCCCGCATCAGCCGCGTGGTAGAGTCTTGGTTCTTAACGGAACCCATGCTATTTGCCGCCTGGACGACGCATCACGTTGTCACCGAACCACGCGTGAAAACGATCCGCGTCGGCCGCGGAAAGGTAGAATACAATTCTGCGTTCATCGAAAGCCTCAAGTCGAACGAACTGAAGGAAGTACTTGCGTTTGAGGCGATGCGGATCTTGCTAGGGCATCCCTACGCGCGGCGGCAACCGAATGCGGAACTCACTTACGCAGCCAGCAACTTAACGGTCCAAGAATACCTGCGGACCAAACTGCCAATCCCTCGACCGCGTGAGCTGTTCGATAGCGATCAATTCGATAGCCAGTACTTTGAATATTACTATCGCGAACTTTCCGAACGCGCAACTGGTACGAGCGACGAATCGCCGAACAAACAACCTGACGCCGAAGATGCAGGCGGCGGTGCTGACAACGATGCGAAGCACGAAGATACCAGTCAAAGTGACGCATCTAACGAAGAGCCTAACAACGAGCCGGAACAAAACGGCGCTGACCAAGGCGACGACGCGCCAGGTGACAGCGACGTGGGGGACAGCGAAGCGAGTGACAGCGAAGCGAGTGACAAAAATCCAAAGCATGACGATACAAGCGAAAACGGACAGGGATCATCCAATAGCGATTTGCAGGCTTACGCCGATCCTATGTCCGTGGGGATCGAGAACACTTCGCAATGGGACGAAGATGAGTTGTTCCAAGATGAAGTTCACGCTCTGATTCGGGAAGCATCTGAACACGATGGATGGGGCACACTATCACTGAGCGCGCGGGAACAATTGCAGGCTACACTCAACCCCGTGCTCGACTACCGCGCCGTGCTGCGTAGTTTCCGTCAAAGTGTGATGTCGGTGAACCGTCGCTTGACGCGAATGAAACCAAGTCGGCGATATGGCTTTGATCAGCTTGGATCTCGCTATGACTTTACCACCAAGCTGCTATTCGCCGTTGACGTCTCGGGCTCCATGGGCAGCCAAGATCTTTCGCTGGGCTTCTCGGTGGTGAGCCGCTTCTTTCGCTATGGCGTGGAATCGGTCGATGTGATCTGGTTCGATTCCGAAATTCGCGGCGGACCACTGACACTTCGACGAGCTCGTCATTCTTTCGAAATTTCTGGACGTGGCGGAACGAATTTCCAGCCGTTGATGGCCTACCTTGATCAACACCGACAATATGACGGTCTGATTGTCTTTACCGACGGTCAGGCACCGGTACCTCGTAAACCGAAAAACAGTCGAACTCAAGTGTTGTGGTTGTTGAAAGACCGATCGAGTTACCAATCGCTTTCCAGTGGACTATCGAAAATCGGCAGATCTGCCTTTTTGCGAATGTAA
- a CDS encoding serine/threonine protein kinase encodes MAPFETLGPYRIGELIGRGGMGNVYAAKHMKTGETVAVKVIASHVADEPKFRRRFDKEVRALRMLRHPGIVRLVGVGEESGKLFYSMELISGETLQARIRREKKLDWRSVIDIAIQICAALKHAHDIGVTHRDLKPANLLVTPDGAVKLVDFGIPNLFGDMTDQTAPGSVLGTPDYMAPEQARGEGVTLRTDLYALGSVMYSMLTGRPPFKGKNANQVVQKLLNERPIPLDMLETDMPESLVELVDQLLEKVPSDRPPSALVVMNRLKSMRAGLMREQTLVDDGPETANGTTNISSVPQDLHERDTSESGSGGFGNSDSTAISQPSVSPSGKTVAKAKTVVSRGRRSSGHADDTGLVSGIANRDSGSNPSRKAVQDVTVASAMGNTSDDHTSDSISGIEDAAYGNASRSNTHFETVSDDATDTGFFREHTSHRPSHIVGVLTMIAMASVLIGGGYLFYVASMPPSADQVYEQLNNDFDASLAQTFMRRFPGDSRFDDVQERWMESRVLATLKRLRAKSKLGLTPMDPAEESFLLALEDRQTEPAESAKKLAAWLNVFDSDKDEVDSELLELVELARHQQAHLANQTPVSKVDDRAAELIRDMDQWANQADRETIVRKLNGVIVTFGQQEWASPAVQEAKERLQELQSAAKP; translated from the coding sequence ATGGCACCCTTTGAAACTCTCGGCCCCTATCGCATCGGCGAATTGATTGGCAGAGGAGGTATGGGGAACGTTTATGCTGCCAAGCACATGAAAACGGGCGAAACGGTGGCGGTCAAAGTGATCGCCTCGCACGTTGCGGACGAACCTAAGTTCCGAAGACGATTTGACAAGGAAGTCCGCGCACTTCGGATGCTGCGACACCCCGGAATCGTCCGGCTCGTCGGTGTGGGCGAAGAGTCGGGGAAATTGTTTTATTCGATGGAACTAATTTCCGGCGAAACTCTTCAGGCCCGAATCCGCCGAGAGAAAAAATTGGACTGGCGTTCGGTGATCGACATTGCGATCCAGATTTGCGCCGCGCTCAAACATGCTCATGACATCGGTGTAACGCATCGCGATTTGAAGCCTGCGAACTTGCTTGTCACTCCGGATGGGGCTGTCAAGCTCGTCGACTTCGGGATTCCCAATTTGTTCGGCGACATGACCGACCAAACAGCACCGGGATCGGTATTGGGAACGCCTGACTACATGGCGCCTGAACAGGCTCGTGGCGAAGGGGTCACATTGCGGACTGATTTGTACGCGCTCGGTAGCGTCATGTATTCGATGTTGACGGGACGTCCGCCGTTCAAGGGAAAGAATGCGAACCAAGTCGTCCAGAAGTTACTGAACGAACGACCTATCCCGCTCGACATGCTAGAAACCGACATGCCCGAGTCACTTGTCGAGCTTGTGGATCAGTTGTTGGAAAAAGTTCCTTCGGATCGCCCACCATCGGCGTTGGTTGTCATGAATCGTTTGAAGTCGATGCGTGCCGGATTGATGCGTGAGCAAACTTTGGTTGATGACGGCCCCGAGACGGCGAATGGGACGACTAATATTTCATCAGTTCCCCAAGATTTGCATGAACGTGACACCAGCGAGTCGGGTAGCGGTGGTTTTGGCAACAGTGACTCCACTGCGATCAGCCAACCAAGCGTTTCGCCATCGGGAAAGACCGTCGCAAAAGCAAAGACAGTCGTATCGCGTGGTCGTCGGTCATCAGGACATGCAGACGATACTGGGCTCGTTTCGGGTATCGCCAACCGCGATTCAGGGTCGAACCCGTCACGAAAAGCCGTCCAGGACGTGACCGTTGCTTCGGCGATGGGGAATACTTCGGACGATCACACCAGCGATTCTATTTCTGGAATTGAAGATGCCGCGTACGGCAATGCTTCCCGGTCGAACACTCATTTCGAGACAGTATCCGACGATGCCACCGACACCGGCTTTTTTCGCGAGCACACTAGCCATCGCCCTTCACACATCGTGGGTGTGTTGACGATGATTGCGATGGCGTCTGTTTTGATTGGTGGCGGTTACCTGTTCTACGTCGCCTCAATGCCCCCTTCGGCCGATCAGGTTTACGAACAACTTAACAATGACTTCGACGCAAGTCTCGCTCAAACATTCATGCGCCGGTTTCCAGGTGACTCACGATTCGATGACGTTCAAGAACGATGGATGGAAAGTCGTGTCTTGGCAACGCTCAAACGCTTGCGTGCTAAATCGAAGTTGGGGCTCACTCCGATGGATCCGGCGGAAGAGAGCTTTCTGCTGGCGCTGGAAGACCGACAAACTGAGCCAGCGGAGTCGGCAAAGAAGTTGGCCGCGTGGTTAAACGTTTTCGATTCTGATAAGGATGAGGTGGACTCGGAACTACTCGAGTTAGTCGAACTCGCTCGTCACCAGCAAGCGCACTTGGCAAACCAAACCCCGGTTTCAAAGGTAGACGATCGGGCAGCGGAGCTGATTCGAGACATGGACCAGTGGGCAAACCAAGCGGACCGCGAAACCATTGTGCGAAAGCTAAACGGAGTGATTGTGACCTTCGGCCAGCAAGAATGGGCAAGCCCGGCAGTACAGGAAGCCAAAGAGCGGCTCCAGGAACTGCAAAGTGCTGCAAAACCTTGA
- the lnt gene encoding apolipoprotein N-acyltransferase: MISLSSRSVLFSAASSMILLWLCHPPLAIWPLAMVALVPLIWIVSVRQPLGRRNWWIVAAVSTLYYLLSLQGLRHAHPAMYACWFALSAYLAAYHVGFLAMARRLTHRGIAIWIATPLAWMTMELLRNYLLTGISVLMLGHSLANVPAMIQIANLLGSYGVGLVIVSINAAVFAALNSSLLSVAAKSSEVQSTHVESPRIPIAVAIVLVVATLVYSRSTLTAVDDLATSQELATFALLQRNEHVEYGMSIDREVEMFQNYASEAVRSVASGNIYPDAIVWPESMFTGTVPWMIADQDLVVPSFDDGSGTVTPIMGAAEFRANIAERQRYVSDRAGYIGRMIADEAGQTEAPQFIAGSGVVVYADQPEAYSGVLHFDSRGKMQDWYGKTHLVMFGEYIPVLPWIPVLKNLVPPELGLKNGKSSKRMLVGDTVVSPNICIETAVERVVISQCKSSESGEQDVDVIVTVTNDGWFDESSVIEHHLRCAQLVAAGCRRPILSSANNGPTAWIDHRGQIVKRLPTGVNGSLYAKPQHCDAKSLYVMWGDWPVIAIGLIAIALGFKRTNATADSRTDETT; this comes from the coding sequence ATGATCTCCCTTTCCTCGCGAAGCGTTCTTTTCAGCGCGGCCAGCTCGATGATCTTGCTGTGGTTGTGCCATCCACCCCTGGCGATTTGGCCGCTAGCGATGGTCGCTCTCGTTCCTTTGATTTGGATCGTGTCCGTTCGACAACCGCTCGGTCGCCGAAACTGGTGGATTGTCGCTGCCGTGTCAACGCTCTATTACCTGTTATCTTTGCAGGGACTCCGGCATGCTCACCCCGCCATGTACGCTTGCTGGTTCGCATTGTCAGCCTATCTGGCTGCCTACCACGTAGGATTCCTCGCGATGGCTCGCCGGCTAACGCACCGCGGTATAGCGATCTGGATTGCAACTCCTTTGGCGTGGATGACGATGGAGCTGTTGCGAAACTATCTTTTGACCGGAATCTCGGTCCTGATGCTTGGCCACTCGCTGGCGAATGTGCCAGCGATGATTCAGATTGCAAATCTGTTGGGGTCTTATGGCGTCGGCTTAGTGATTGTATCGATTAACGCCGCAGTTTTCGCCGCGTTGAACTCATCGCTTTTATCCGTGGCTGCTAAATCGTCGGAAGTCCAATCAACTCACGTCGAGTCACCTCGCATTCCGATTGCGGTCGCAATCGTTTTGGTAGTGGCGACACTGGTTTACAGCAGGTCAACGTTGACAGCGGTCGACGACTTGGCGACTTCCCAAGAATTAGCGACATTCGCGCTACTGCAGCGCAACGAACATGTTGAATATGGAATGTCGATCGACCGAGAGGTTGAGATGTTTCAAAACTACGCAAGTGAAGCCGTTCGATCAGTCGCCAGTGGTAATATCTATCCGGATGCCATCGTGTGGCCTGAGTCAATGTTTACCGGCACGGTACCTTGGATGATCGCCGATCAGGATCTTGTAGTTCCGAGCTTCGATGACGGCAGTGGAACAGTAACCCCAATCATGGGCGCAGCCGAGTTCCGGGCTAACATTGCCGAACGTCAACGCTACGTGAGTGACCGTGCCGGTTACATCGGACGCATGATCGCCGACGAGGCAGGGCAGACGGAGGCACCTCAGTTCATAGCTGGAAGCGGAGTTGTTGTTTATGCCGATCAACCCGAGGCCTACAGCGGAGTTCTGCATTTTGATTCGCGGGGCAAGATGCAAGATTGGTACGGCAAGACTCACTTGGTGATGTTCGGCGAATACATCCCGGTGTTGCCCTGGATTCCAGTCCTCAAGAACCTTGTTCCGCCTGAACTTGGTTTGAAGAACGGTAAGTCATCCAAACGAATGCTCGTGGGCGACACGGTTGTATCACCAAATATCTGCATAGAAACAGCGGTTGAACGAGTCGTCATCTCGCAGTGCAAATCGAGCGAAAGCGGAGAGCAGGATGTGGACGTGATCGTCACGGTCACTAACGATGGATGGTTTGATGAATCCAGCGTTATCGAACATCATTTGAGATGCGCCCAGTTGGTCGCAGCGGGTTGTCGACGCCCTATTTTATCGTCGGCAAACAACGGTCCGACCGCGTGGATTGACCACCGCGGTCAAATCGTCAAACGCTTACCCACGGGCGTCAACGGTTCGCTTTATGCCAAGCCACAGCACTGCGACGCGAAAAGCCTATACGTGATGTGGGGCGATTGGCCCGTGATTGCCATTGGCTTGATAGCGATCGCGCTGGGTTTCAAACGCACGAATGCAACCGCCGATTCACGAACGGACGAGACGACTTAG
- a CDS encoding prenyltransferase/squalene oxidase repeat-containing protein: MSQARSTTDSSSSDAVTGAPPSNVAPPAVAPPKAAAPNDAAVLANNAASNAGAQNLPPQNGSAQVPPPPPPPVPPPTPVQRQAPVQPQPPAQSQAPAQSRSVTSGTVVPPPPPPRSTLPPVRPLEVASQRATPAPANGIGSAKSIRWRGELDRIGSTPTASVASEAESLPEDDEGPLESPTGRVVRSAPPWLVSMVIHLALLLILALVTTPVGDQIGRIVLNIGQSERETAPELAEFSIDAVDSQIDTDSDTDTISQVDLPSVFDVLEPMEISTIEPTEIGTIGGEQVQFSEPMFGGRTGAMKDALLKIYGGTPETQEAVALGLAWLKKQQRRDGTWSLVGPYDDGAYQENETAATAMAMLAFLGDGHTHRDGEYHVVVERGMKALVKMQDRGGYFASKVRQTHQQMYAQAQATIAICELYGMTKDSWLRPHAQAALDFAMRAQSPEGGWRYTPGIDSDTSVTGWFLMALKSGRSAGLEVDLSKMLRVNDYLDSAQLYDGAAYAYQPRSKATSSMTAEGLLCREYLGWQRSHPPLVEGLDALLDQSPFDINDADVYYWYYATQALHHFGGVKWEEWNRSMRVELPEAQIRRGNEIGSWAPQADQYGSFGRLYTTCLSIYCLEVYYRHLPLYKNEASQMHSGQP, from the coding sequence ATGTCTCAAGCGCGTTCAACAACCGATTCATCTTCGAGTGATGCGGTCACCGGTGCGCCGCCTAGTAACGTCGCACCGCCAGCGGTTGCCCCTCCCAAAGCTGCTGCGCCGAACGACGCCGCAGTGTTAGCCAACAATGCAGCATCGAACGCTGGTGCTCAGAATTTGCCGCCTCAGAACGGTTCGGCTCAGGTTCCTCCTCCTCCTCCGCCGCCAGTACCGCCTCCGACGCCAGTTCAGCGTCAAGCACCAGTCCAGCCTCAGCCACCCGCGCAATCTCAGGCACCCGCGCAATCTCGTTCGGTAACCTCAGGCACGGTTGTTCCACCTCCACCACCGCCCCGCTCTACCCTGCCGCCCGTGCGTCCGCTGGAGGTCGCTAGTCAGAGAGCGACTCCGGCACCGGCCAATGGGATCGGTTCCGCCAAGAGCATCCGATGGCGAGGCGAATTGGATCGAATCGGATCGACACCAACAGCGAGTGTGGCTAGTGAAGCGGAATCGCTTCCCGAAGACGACGAGGGCCCGCTGGAATCGCCAACGGGGCGAGTCGTGCGTTCCGCTCCGCCTTGGCTCGTTAGCATGGTTATTCACCTTGCCTTGCTGTTGATCTTGGCACTGGTAACGACACCGGTAGGTGATCAAATCGGCAGGATCGTGTTGAACATTGGTCAGTCTGAACGCGAGACCGCACCGGAGTTGGCCGAGTTTTCCATCGACGCGGTCGACTCGCAAATCGACACGGATTCCGACACCGACACGATTTCGCAAGTGGATCTTCCCTCCGTGTTTGATGTGCTTGAGCCAATGGAAATCAGCACCATCGAGCCGACGGAAATAGGAACCATTGGCGGTGAACAGGTTCAGTTTTCAGAGCCGATGTTCGGAGGCCGAACGGGTGCGATGAAAGACGCTTTGTTGAAGATTTACGGTGGTACTCCGGAAACGCAGGAAGCCGTCGCGCTGGGGTTGGCGTGGCTGAAGAAGCAACAGCGCCGCGATGGCACTTGGAGTTTGGTTGGGCCTTACGACGACGGCGCCTATCAGGAAAATGAAACCGCGGCTACCGCGATGGCGATGTTAGCGTTTCTTGGCGATGGCCATACACATCGCGATGGCGAATACCACGTGGTTGTCGAACGAGGCATGAAAGCACTCGTGAAAATGCAGGATCGTGGCGGGTACTTCGCTTCGAAAGTCCGTCAAACTCACCAACAAATGTACGCTCAGGCGCAAGCCACGATTGCAATCTGCGAGCTGTACGGAATGACGAAAGATTCCTGGCTGCGTCCTCACGCTCAGGCCGCACTCGACTTTGCGATGAGGGCGCAATCGCCCGAGGGCGGCTGGCGATACACACCCGGCATTGATTCGGATACATCGGTGACTGGATGGTTCCTGATGGCGCTCAAGAGCGGTCGTAGTGCGGGATTGGAAGTTGACTTGTCAAAGATGTTGCGGGTCAACGATTATCTGGATTCCGCACAACTCTATGATGGTGCGGCGTATGCGTATCAGCCGCGCAGCAAGGCGACGTCATCGATGACTGCGGAAGGTCTGCTCTGTCGTGAGTACTTGGGATGGCAGCGAAGTCACCCACCACTCGTCGAAGGACTCGACGCATTACTTGATCAGTCGCCATTCGACATCAACGATGCCGATGTCTATTACTGGTATTACGCAACTCAGGCCTTGCACCATTTCGGTGGTGTGAAGTGGGAAGAGTGGAATCGCTCGATGCGAGTTGAATTGCCCGAAGCGCAAATCCGCCGCGGAAACGAAATCGGTAGTTGGGCTCCTCAGGCAGATCAGTATGGTTCCTTCGGTCGCTTGTATACGACTTGCCTGTCGATCTACTGTCTGGAAGTCTACTATCGCCACTTGCCGCTTTATAAGAACGAGGCAAGCCAGATGCATAGCGGCCAACCTTAG
- a CDS encoding N-formylglutamate amidohydrolase, which yields MCLLITCEGGGNAVPASLQQGLRATSQSGKRTRRPSMPADLQGDSAARWAAERLSKQLGAPLIANEFSPHLVDVRRSLHHRSLFSTPCRQWSVEDRDVLLTEIYHPYREMVERKIDSMLNRYTYMVHLSIRSFAFRGPKGKPRRTDVGLLYDPSRNDEVDLCLDWIDEMYDQAPMLKVRRNYPGRGINDSLTKSMRGIFNSRPYLGIDVWLNRAWSSRHVQLRDEALDGLASSLRSLVLESNVESDSAAA from the coding sequence ATGTGCTTGCTAATCACTTGCGAAGGAGGTGGCAATGCGGTTCCCGCGTCACTGCAGCAAGGGTTGCGAGCGACCTCGCAGTCCGGCAAGCGCACGCGGCGTCCCAGCATGCCAGCGGATCTTCAAGGTGATTCGGCCGCAAGGTGGGCGGCCGAACGGCTCTCGAAGCAACTCGGTGCTCCGCTGATTGCCAATGAATTTTCGCCCCACTTGGTTGACGTTCGGCGATCATTGCACCACCGCAGTTTGTTCAGCACGCCTTGTCGACAATGGTCGGTTGAGGATCGAGACGTTTTGCTGACCGAAATCTATCATCCCTATCGCGAGATGGTCGAGCGTAAGATCGATTCGATGTTGAATCGGTATACGTACATGGTGCATTTGTCGATCCGGTCTTTTGCTTTTCGAGGTCCGAAAGGGAAACCTCGACGGACGGATGTTGGGCTTCTATACGATCCGTCGAGGAACGACGAAGTTGATCTCTGCTTGGATTGGATCGACGAGATGTATGATCAGGCACCAATGTTGAAGGTGCGTCGCAACTATCCGGGGCGTGGAATTAACGACTCGTTGACTAAGTCGATGCGAGGAATCTTTAACTCCCGACCGTACTTGGGTATCGACGTTTGGCTCAATCGTGCATGGTCGAGTCGCCACGTGCAATTGCGTGACGAAGCGCTCGACGGGTTAGCCTCGTCGCTGCGATCACTGGTGCTAGAAAGCAACGTCGAGTCGGATTCGGCGGCAGCGTAG
- a CDS encoding AAA family ATPase, with the protein MPVRIDASELIDLLQATPADQNIMLVGRHGIGKSQIITSHFENDGMQVVSFFLGQMSDPGDLIGLLHKDAATGRSDFLPPYWWPEPDQPIVLFLDELNRARPEILQAVMELALNKRLAGKRLPAGSRIVSAVNEGDEYQLTDLDPALVSRFNLYEFAPTLDDWLLWAAKAGIDTRVAAFIENQPQYLDGIGLAENAPDQDAMMSGLVKTPDRRGWERVSNLIADSDNLSSLHIKLIAGIVGSSAANAFRKSLAPPLPVTPEEVLLNFAKKRKVIEKMLLPELVLLNTQILRWISNGSCPEPHAEKARAGLLSHLKLIRKRKLDEAVAHFVSQVDKPKFEPAMAFVSESIELTSLMTDYMDGIRVD; encoded by the coding sequence TTGCCTGTACGAATCGACGCTAGCGAACTGATCGACTTGCTTCAAGCTACTCCTGCGGACCAGAACATCATGCTGGTTGGGCGACACGGGATTGGGAAGTCACAGATCATCACATCGCATTTTGAAAACGATGGCATGCAAGTTGTGTCATTCTTCCTCGGTCAAATGAGCGACCCTGGCGACTTGATCGGTCTGCTTCACAAGGATGCCGCCACCGGACGTAGCGACTTTTTGCCGCCGTATTGGTGGCCGGAACCCGATCAACCCATTGTTTTGTTCTTGGATGAACTCAACCGAGCGCGTCCTGAGATATTGCAAGCCGTGATGGAACTTGCGCTCAACAAAAGGTTGGCGGGAAAGCGACTACCCGCCGGCAGCCGTATCGTTTCGGCGGTTAACGAGGGCGACGAGTATCAGTTGACCGACTTGGATCCCGCGCTGGTTTCTCGTTTCAATCTTTACGAGTTTGCGCCGACGCTCGACGATTGGTTGCTTTGGGCCGCGAAGGCGGGCATCGACACTCGAGTCGCTGCATTCATCGAAAACCAACCTCAGTACCTCGATGGAATTGGCCTCGCCGAGAATGCCCCCGATCAGGATGCGATGATGTCAGGGCTGGTAAAGACACCAGACCGCCGCGGTTGGGAACGCGTTTCGAACTTGATCGCCGATAGCGACAACCTCTCTTCGCTGCACATCAAACTCATTGCCGGAATCGTCGGATCGTCAGCGGCCAACGCGTTCCGAAAGAGCTTGGCTCCACCGCTTCCAGTGACGCCCGAAGAAGTCTTGTTGAACTTTGCCAAGAAACGCAAGGTGATAGAGAAAATGCTGTTGCCAGAGTTGGTCCTTCTTAACACGCAGATCCTTCGGTGGATCAGCAACGGTTCATGCCCAGAACCCCATGCCGAGAAAGCACGAGCCGGGTTGCTGAGCCATTTAAAATTGATCCGAAAACGAAAGCTTGATGAGGCTGTCGCTCATTTTGTGTCTCAGGTTGATAAGCCCAAATTTGAACCCGCCATGGCGTTTGTTTCCGAATCCATCGAGCTGACCTCGTTGATGACCGATTACATGGATGGAATCCGTGTCGATTGA
- a CDS encoding SDR family oxidoreductase, translated as MTESPSTPNPPLILLTGATGYVGGRLKRLLEESGHRLRCMARRPENLSDRIGQQTDVVFGDVLDRDSLDAPMQGVHTAYYLIHSMGVGDDFESDDRKAAMNFAHAAKQAGVKRIIYLGGLGADDDDLSLHLRSRHEVGKVLQQSGAQVIEFRASIIIGSGSLSFDLVRSLVRKLPVMVWPKWVSTEASPIAIRDVLAYLTEVLEHPIGDNKVYEIGGPETVSYGGIMEEYARQRGLRRLKIRVPFLSPRISSLWLGLVTPVYARIGRKLVEGLANPTVVTNEAAIEDFTVRPCDVKQAIARAIEKEDQEMVETRWSDALSSSGRVTRWGGVTFGSRVVDSRTETVHLAAEQAFEPIARIGGSTGWYYGNWLWMVRGFMDQLVGGVGLRRGRRHPTDLRVGEAVDFWRVEHLEPGRRLRLFAEMKLPGRAWLDFEVTEKQPGQSVIRQTAEFDPIGIMGLAYWYAVWPLHQFVFSGMLRNIARAAERLASKNHA; from the coding sequence ATGACCGAATCTCCTTCGACGCCGAATCCGCCTTTAATCCTGCTCACAGGTGCGACCGGGTACGTCGGAGGACGGCTGAAGCGTCTGCTCGAAGAAAGCGGTCACCGGTTGCGCTGCATGGCACGCCGTCCAGAAAACCTGTCGGATCGGATTGGGCAGCAAACCGACGTTGTCTTTGGTGACGTGCTCGACCGAGACTCATTGGACGCTCCCATGCAAGGCGTGCATACGGCTTACTATTTAATTCACTCGATGGGAGTAGGAGACGACTTTGAAAGCGATGACCGCAAAGCGGCAATGAACTTTGCCCACGCGGCGAAGCAGGCGGGTGTGAAGCGGATCATCTATCTTGGTGGACTTGGCGCCGACGACGATGACTTATCATTGCACCTGAGAAGCCGTCATGAAGTCGGCAAAGTGCTTCAGCAATCCGGGGCTCAGGTGATCGAGTTCCGAGCTTCCATTATCATCGGTTCGGGCAGCCTTTCGTTTGACTTGGTGCGTTCGCTTGTCCGCAAGCTGCCGGTCATGGTTTGGCCAAAATGGGTGTCAACCGAAGCATCGCCCATCGCAATTCGAGACGTGCTCGCATACCTGACGGAAGTCTTGGAACATCCGATTGGCGACAACAAGGTTTACGAAATTGGAGGACCCGAAACGGTTTCTTACGGCGGAATCATGGAAGAGTACGCGCGGCAACGTGGTCTCCGACGGCTAAAGATACGCGTTCCGTTTCTGTCGCCTCGCATCAGCAGCTTGTGGCTGGGTTTGGTGACACCGGTCTACGCTCGAATTGGACGCAAGCTTGTCGAAGGCCTCGCCAACCCCACTGTCGTGACCAATGAAGCAGCGATTGAGGACTTTACCGTCCGCCCCTGTGATGTGAAGCAGGCGATTGCCCGAGCGATTGAAAAGGAAGACCAAGAGATGGTCGAGACCCGTTGGTCCGACGCGTTATCGTCTTCCGGCCGGGTTACACGTTGGGGCGGAGTAACGTTTGGAAGTCGGGTGGTCGATTCGCGTACCGAAACAGTTCACTTAGCAGCCGAACAGGCCTTCGAACCCATCGCAAGAATCGGTGGGTCCACGGGATGGTACTACGGAAATTGGCTGTGGATGGTGCGAGGATTCATGGACCAACTCGTAGGTGGAGTAGGACTGCGTCGCGGACGTCGACACCCAACTGACTTGCGAGTGGGTGAAGCGGTCGACTTTTGGCGGGTCGAACATCTTGAACCTGGTAGGCGGTTGCGGTTGTTCGCTGAGATGAAGCTTCCTGGTCGTGCATGGCTCGATTTTGAAGTGACCGAGAAGCAGCCCGGTCAGTCGGTGATTCGACAAACCGCTGAGTTTGATCCGATCGGAATCATGGGCCTTGCATATTGGTACGCGGTATGGCCACTACACCAATTTGTGTTCTCCGGCATGCTTCGCAATATCGCACGTGCTGCAGAACGACTAGCGTCGAAGAACCACGCTTAG